From Acidothermus cellulolyticus 11B, a single genomic window includes:
- a CDS encoding MFS transporter: MTILRHRPAARLSRAAAAAAGGLRRIGTGVARAASFVGTHFYRATRADGAGRSGLANLIDLHTIHSLGDAMLTVALANTLFFAVDVHQARSRVALYLVITMAPFAVVAPIVGPILDRFRHGRRMALATTQIVRAFLAWVIADAVATKGGFALYPAAFGVLVCSKAYGVSRSAVVPRLLPPDLTLVRANARLILWGIIGATVGAPIGQALNWMTGSPSTTLRIATLVYFAGAFFAFRLPPRVDVPAGEMPVRARTPRENRQRTFYHRIFPPLRGVGPRMPVMLRANAGLRIFAGFLTLFLAFLIRTHPLGVFSENVDLGIIVAAAAIGSFIGTFLGGWLKGRHPEPLVVASLLAAGIVGILSAVWFGLATAAIALLVADLCQSLAKLGLDSVIQRDVLEAVRTSAFARSETVLQLSWVTGGFLALVLPSNGTLGLALGSAIVAVFFLATVTRLRVSVETGLQALRAQRLHAPARTADESPRR, from the coding sequence GTGACGATCCTCCGCCACCGCCCAGCCGCGCGGCTCTCCCGCGCCGCCGCCGCGGCAGCCGGTGGACTGCGACGCATCGGCACCGGCGTGGCGCGGGCGGCGTCCTTTGTCGGCACCCATTTTTATCGAGCGACCCGGGCGGACGGCGCGGGGCGCAGTGGACTTGCGAACCTCATCGACCTCCACACCATTCACAGCCTGGGCGACGCCATGCTCACAGTGGCGCTCGCCAACACGCTCTTTTTCGCCGTCGACGTCCATCAAGCGCGCAGCCGGGTGGCGCTCTACCTTGTCATCACGATGGCGCCGTTTGCCGTGGTTGCGCCGATTGTTGGGCCAATTCTGGACCGATTCCGGCACGGCAGACGCATGGCGTTGGCGACGACCCAAATCGTCCGCGCTTTCCTTGCCTGGGTCATCGCTGACGCGGTAGCCACCAAAGGTGGATTCGCGTTGTATCCAGCGGCATTCGGAGTTCTGGTCTGTTCCAAGGCCTACGGCGTGTCGCGTTCCGCAGTCGTACCGAGGCTGCTGCCCCCGGACCTCACTTTGGTCCGCGCAAACGCCCGGCTCATCCTCTGGGGAATTATCGGTGCAACCGTCGGGGCGCCGATCGGGCAGGCACTCAACTGGATGACAGGATCGCCGTCGACCACGCTGCGCATCGCCACGCTGGTGTACTTTGCCGGCGCATTCTTCGCGTTCCGTCTGCCCCCGCGAGTCGACGTCCCTGCAGGGGAAATGCCGGTGCGAGCCCGCACCCCGCGGGAGAACCGGCAGCGCACTTTCTATCACCGTATTTTCCCGCCGCTGCGCGGTGTGGGACCGCGCATGCCGGTCATGCTCCGCGCAAACGCCGGACTTCGCATCTTCGCCGGATTTCTCACGTTGTTTCTCGCTTTCCTCATCCGGACCCACCCGCTCGGGGTCTTCAGCGAGAACGTCGACCTGGGGATCATCGTGGCGGCTGCCGCGATCGGCAGCTTCATCGGCACCTTCCTCGGCGGTTGGCTGAAGGGGCGCCATCCCGAGCCGCTGGTCGTCGCGTCGCTCCTCGCGGCGGGAATCGTCGGCATTCTCAGCGCGGTCTGGTTCGGTCTGGCCACCGCGGCGATCGCCCTCCTTGTCGCCGACCTCTGTCAGTCGTTGGCGAAGCTGGGACTCGATTCCGTCATCCAACGCGACGTGCTGGAAGCCGTCCGGACCTCGGCGTTCGCCCGGTCGGAGACCGTACTGCAGTTGTCCTGGGTGACCGGTGGATTTCTCGCTCTCGTCCTGCCGTCCAACGGCACGCTCGGTCTGGCCCTGGGATCGGCGATCGTGGCGGTGTTCTTCCTTGCCACCGTGACCCGACTGCGGGTCAGCGTCGAAACCGGGCTGCAGGCGTTGCGAGCGCAGCGGCTCCACGCACCGGCACGAACCGCCGACGAAAGCCCCCGCCGATGA
- a CDS encoding cold-shock protein, producing the protein MPTGKVKWYDPEKGFGFLTRDDGGDVFVRASALPAGVTSLKPGSRVEFGIVESKRGEQALSVRLLDPLPSLVAAQRKKPDELVVIIEDLIKLLDGVSNTLRRGRYPDRTTSRKVAAVLRAVADDLEPPH; encoded by the coding sequence GTGCCCACCGGCAAGGTGAAGTGGTACGACCCCGAGAAGGGCTTCGGATTTCTCACGCGCGACGACGGCGGCGATGTCTTCGTCCGCGCGAGCGCCCTGCCGGCTGGCGTGACCTCGCTCAAGCCGGGCAGTCGGGTGGAGTTCGGCATTGTGGAGAGCAAGCGCGGTGAACAGGCACTCTCCGTCCGTCTCCTCGATCCGCTGCCGTCCCTGGTTGCTGCGCAGCGGAAGAAGCCCGATGAGCTCGTCGTCATCATCGAGGATTTGATCAAGCTGCTTGACGGCGTGTCGAACACACTGCGCCGCGGCCGTTACCCGGACCGGACGACGAGCCGGAAGGTGGCCGCCGTCCTGCGCGCTGTGGCTGACGACCTCGAACCCCCGCACTAG
- the thrC gene encoding threonine synthase: protein MTAVSATDSILGNAAALACRECGAQYPIGPRYACDMCFGPLEVVYDYPNICRDTIESGPRSIWRYRALLPVPDDVLDTPNMEPGFTKLIRADNLARELGMRRLWVKDDTGNPTHSFKDRVVAVALAAARALGFRVLACPSTGNLANAVAAAAARAGIRSVVFIPADLEQQKIVTTAVYGGTVIAVDGTYDDVNRLATEIAGEEEDWAFVNVNVRPYYAEGSKTLGYEIAEQLGWRLPEQVVIPIASGSQLTKVDKAFTELGKLGLVDATPYRVYGAQAEGCSPVAQAFRAGLDVVRPVRPNTIAKSLAIGNPADGPYVLDVCRRTGGAVEAVSDEEVVDAMRLLARTEGIFGETAGGVTLGVLRKLLANGQLDPDAETVVLNTGDGLKTLDAVAPVVTPSATIPPSVEAFREVIEQLC, encoded by the coding sequence GTGACAGCTGTGTCTGCAACCGATTCGATTCTCGGCAATGCGGCGGCGCTTGCCTGCCGGGAGTGCGGCGCCCAGTATCCGATCGGCCCCCGGTACGCGTGCGACATGTGCTTCGGGCCCCTTGAGGTCGTCTACGACTATCCGAATATTTGTCGCGACACGATAGAAAGCGGTCCGCGCAGCATCTGGCGTTACCGCGCGCTCCTGCCGGTGCCGGACGACGTCCTCGACACGCCGAACATGGAACCGGGTTTTACGAAACTCATCCGCGCGGATAATTTGGCCCGCGAGCTCGGAATGCGCCGGCTTTGGGTGAAAGACGACACCGGGAATCCGACGCATTCGTTCAAGGATCGGGTCGTTGCGGTCGCGCTGGCTGCGGCGCGGGCTCTCGGATTCCGGGTGCTCGCCTGCCCCTCCACCGGAAATCTCGCCAACGCCGTTGCTGCTGCCGCCGCGCGCGCCGGAATCCGGTCGGTCGTTTTCATCCCGGCCGATCTCGAACAGCAGAAAATTGTGACGACGGCGGTGTACGGGGGCACGGTCATCGCGGTCGACGGGACGTACGACGACGTCAACCGCCTTGCCACGGAAATCGCCGGCGAAGAAGAGGATTGGGCGTTCGTCAACGTCAATGTGCGGCCGTATTACGCCGAGGGTTCCAAGACCCTCGGCTACGAAATTGCGGAACAGCTCGGCTGGCGGCTCCCCGAGCAGGTCGTCATTCCCATTGCGTCGGGGTCTCAGCTCACCAAGGTGGACAAGGCCTTCACCGAGCTGGGCAAACTCGGCCTGGTCGATGCCACGCCGTACCGGGTGTACGGCGCGCAGGCCGAGGGGTGTTCTCCGGTTGCCCAGGCGTTCCGCGCCGGGCTGGACGTTGTCCGCCCGGTACGCCCGAACACGATTGCGAAATCACTGGCGATTGGGAATCCGGCGGACGGTCCGTACGTGCTTGACGTGTGCCGGCGTACCGGAGGTGCGGTCGAGGCGGTCAGTGACGAGGAAGTCGTCGACGCCATGCGGCTGCTTGCCCGCACCGAGGGGATTTTCGGCGAGACGGCCGGCGGGGTGACCCTCGGCGTGCTTCGCAAGCTCCTCGCGAACGGGCAGCTGGATCCGGACGCCGAGACGGTGGTGCTGAACACCGGCGACGGGCTGAAGACGCTGGACGCCGTCGCGCCCGTGGTGACGCCGTCAGCGACCATCCCGCCGTCCGTCGAAGCGTTCCGCGAAGTGATCGAGCAGCTCTGCTGA
- the mqnB gene encoding futalosine hydrolase — MSVKRLIITAVAAEADAVASGLDGAQPHPQGSANVRHTATADILVAGVGSAAAAAATAAALARRHYSLVICTGIAGGIGIAGIGDIVVADAVHPADLGAMSPDGFIPLEHLGIATTANAIDPPVVEELTGPLRYAGLAPVIGGILTVNTVTGTDAHADDLRRRYPGAVAEAMEGYGVAVAATRAGVRYGELRVVSNRVGRRDRRAWDIPGALRRLEHAFAALGAAWCNDGSGQAAAREIDGGCP; from the coding sequence ATGAGCGTCAAGCGGCTCATCATCACTGCCGTCGCCGCCGAGGCGGACGCTGTCGCCTCAGGCCTGGACGGTGCGCAGCCGCACCCCCAGGGCTCCGCGAACGTCCGGCACACCGCGACAGCGGACATTCTCGTAGCCGGCGTGGGAAGTGCGGCAGCCGCGGCGGCGACGGCCGCGGCGTTAGCACGCCGGCACTATTCGCTCGTCATCTGCACCGGTATTGCCGGCGGCATCGGTATCGCCGGCATCGGTGACATCGTCGTCGCGGACGCCGTCCACCCGGCCGACCTCGGCGCCATGTCCCCCGACGGGTTCATCCCGCTGGAGCACCTCGGAATTGCGACGACAGCCAACGCGATCGACCCGCCGGTCGTCGAGGAACTCACCGGACCGCTTCGGTACGCCGGACTGGCGCCGGTGATCGGCGGCATTCTGACCGTGAACACGGTGACGGGCACGGACGCGCACGCCGATGACCTGCGGCGGCGATACCCCGGCGCCGTCGCTGAGGCGATGGAGGGCTACGGTGTGGCCGTCGCCGCGACCCGCGCAGGCGTTCGGTACGGCGAACTGCGGGTGGTGAGCAACCGGGTTGGGCGGCGGGACCGCCGAGCGTGGGATATCCCCGGCGCGCTGCGCCGGTTGGAGCACGCATTCGCGGCACTCGGCGCGGCGTGGTGCAACGACGGATCCGGTCAGGCCGCGGCACGGGAGATCGACGGAGGGTGCCCATGA
- a CDS encoding WXG100 family type VII secretion target, with protein sequence MNGIRVTPEQLATLSGRLNSGSATIEGELRAMAGALAPLGTDWAGMAQQRFEMLWAEWQKSAEGLHQALTGIAQLLNQASINYAEAERQIAASFGRG encoded by the coding sequence ATGAACGGAATTCGTGTCACCCCTGAGCAACTCGCCACTCTCTCCGGTCGCCTGAACTCCGGTTCAGCAACCATCGAAGGCGAGTTGCGGGCGATGGCTGGCGCCCTCGCTCCGCTCGGCACCGACTGGGCGGGCATGGCGCAGCAGCGATTCGAAATGCTGTGGGCTGAATGGCAGAAATCGGCCGAGGGACTGCACCAGGCGCTCACCGGGATCGCTCAATTACTCAACCAGGCCAGCATCAACTACGCCGAAGCGGAGCGGCAGATCGCCGCGAGTTTCGGCCGCGGATAG
- the groL gene encoding chaperonin GroEL (60 kDa chaperone family; promotes refolding of misfolded polypeptides especially under stressful conditions; forms two stacked rings of heptamers to form a barrel-shaped 14mer; ends can be capped by GroES; misfolded proteins enter the barrel where they are refolded when GroES binds) — protein MAKMIAFDEAARRALERGMNQLADAVKVTLGPKGRNVVLEKKWGAPTITNDGVSIAKEIELEDPYEKIGAELVKEVAKKTDDVAGDGTTTATVLAQTLVREGLRNVAAGANPMALKRGIEAATERVCQALLEIAKDVETREQIASTASISAGDTAVGEMIAEAMDKVGKEGVITVEESNTFGLELELTEGMRFDKGYISPYFVTDSERMEAVLEDPYILIANQKISAVKDLLPVLEKVMQAGKPLAIIAEDVEGEALATLVVNKIRGTFRSVAVKAPGFGDRRKAMLGDIAVLTGGQVISEEVGLKLENVGLDLLGRARKVVVTKDETTIVEGAGDPEQIAGRVNQIRAEIEKTDSDYDREKLQERLAKLAGGVAVIKVGAATEVELKERKHRIEDAVRNAKAAVEEGIVAGGGVALLQAGKTAFEKLDLEGDEATGARIVELALEAPLKQIAINAGLEGGVVVEKVRSLEPGWGLNAQTGEYVDMIKAGIIDPAKVTRSALQNAASIAGLFLTTEAVVAEKPEKEKTPAAPGGGDMDF, from the coding sequence ATGGCCAAGATGATCGCGTTTGACGAGGCGGCTCGTCGCGCTCTCGAGCGCGGCATGAACCAGCTCGCTGACGCTGTCAAGGTGACGCTCGGCCCGAAGGGTCGCAACGTCGTCCTGGAGAAGAAATGGGGCGCACCCACGATCACGAATGACGGGGTGAGCATCGCCAAGGAGATCGAGCTCGAGGACCCCTACGAGAAGATCGGGGCTGAGCTCGTCAAGGAAGTTGCCAAGAAGACCGACGACGTCGCCGGTGACGGGACGACGACGGCAACTGTTCTCGCTCAGACCCTGGTACGCGAGGGTCTGCGGAACGTGGCCGCCGGCGCGAACCCGATGGCGCTCAAGCGCGGAATCGAAGCGGCGACCGAGCGGGTCTGCCAGGCGCTGCTCGAGATAGCCAAGGACGTCGAGACCCGCGAGCAGATCGCGTCGACTGCGTCGATCTCCGCCGGTGACACTGCCGTCGGCGAGATGATTGCCGAGGCGATGGACAAGGTCGGCAAGGAAGGCGTCATCACCGTTGAGGAGTCCAACACCTTCGGTCTGGAGCTTGAGCTCACCGAGGGAATGCGCTTCGACAAGGGGTACATCTCGCCGTACTTCGTGACCGACAGCGAGCGGATGGAAGCGGTCCTCGAAGACCCGTACATTCTGATCGCGAACCAGAAGATCTCGGCGGTCAAGGACCTGCTGCCCGTCCTGGAGAAGGTCATGCAGGCCGGGAAACCGCTCGCGATCATTGCCGAGGACGTCGAGGGCGAGGCGCTGGCGACGCTCGTCGTCAACAAGATCCGCGGTACCTTCCGCTCGGTTGCCGTGAAGGCGCCCGGCTTCGGGGATCGGCGGAAGGCGATGCTCGGCGACATCGCGGTACTCACCGGCGGTCAGGTGATCAGCGAAGAGGTCGGTCTGAAGCTGGAGAATGTCGGCCTCGACCTGCTCGGCCGGGCGCGCAAGGTCGTCGTCACCAAGGATGAGACGACGATCGTCGAGGGCGCTGGTGATCCGGAGCAGATCGCGGGCCGGGTCAACCAGATTCGCGCCGAGATCGAGAAGACCGACTCCGACTACGACCGGGAGAAGCTGCAGGAGCGGCTCGCGAAGCTCGCGGGCGGCGTCGCGGTGATCAAGGTTGGTGCCGCCACCGAGGTCGAGCTCAAGGAGCGCAAGCACCGCATCGAGGACGCCGTCCGGAATGCCAAGGCCGCGGTGGAGGAGGGCATCGTCGCTGGCGGCGGTGTGGCTCTGCTCCAGGCGGGCAAGACGGCCTTCGAGAAGCTCGACCTTGAGGGTGACGAGGCAACCGGCGCCCGGATCGTTGAGCTGGCGCTCGAAGCCCCGCTGAAGCAGATCGCGATCAACGCGGGTCTCGAGGGCGGGGTCGTCGTCGAGAAGGTGCGGAGCCTTGAGCCTGGCTGGGGTCTCAACGCCCAGACCGGTGAGTACGTCGACATGATCAAGGCGGGCATCATCGACCCGGCCAAGGTCACCCGGTCGGCGCTGCAGAACGCTGCGTCCATCGCCGGACTCTTCCTCACCACCGAGGCGGTGGTGGCGGAGAAGCCGGAGAAGGAGAAGACACCCGCAGCACCCGGCGGCGGCGACATGGACTTCTGA
- a CDS encoding 1,4-dihydroxy-6-naphthoate synthase: protein MTPSAGASSQAGGASSQLLNLPNDHAPLPDGRLLRIAFSPCPNDTFVFHAWVHGLLPDAPPVAVTFADVDVTNTAAERGEFDVVKVSYAALPWLLDRYALLPTGGALGRGCGPLVLTAGRRDLRGAVVGVPGERTTAYLLFRMWARGRGVADIRVLPYAEIMPAVRDGRIDAGLVIHEARFTYPAYGLECLADLGEWWESTTGLPIPLGAIVARRELDVARITDVVRASVRYARAHPSASADFVAQHAQEMDPAVQARHIALYVNDFTVELGEGGYAAVRDLLARAADAGLVPAVPDQLLMPLI from the coding sequence ATGACGCCGAGCGCGGGCGCGTCGTCCCAGGCAGGCGGCGCGTCGTCCCAGCTGCTCAACCTGCCGAACGACCATGCGCCGCTCCCGGACGGCCGCCTGCTCCGGATCGCATTCTCGCCCTGCCCAAACGACACCTTCGTCTTCCACGCCTGGGTGCACGGACTCCTGCCGGACGCACCACCGGTTGCCGTGACGTTCGCGGACGTCGACGTGACGAACACGGCCGCAGAGCGCGGAGAGTTCGACGTCGTCAAGGTCTCGTACGCCGCCCTGCCGTGGCTTTTGGACCGCTATGCGCTGCTGCCCACCGGCGGCGCGCTTGGCCGCGGGTGCGGACCCCTGGTCCTGACGGCCGGACGGCGTGACCTGCGCGGCGCCGTGGTCGGAGTACCCGGCGAGCGCACCACGGCGTACCTGCTCTTCCGGATGTGGGCGCGCGGCCGCGGCGTCGCGGACATTCGCGTCCTGCCGTATGCGGAGATCATGCCGGCGGTCCGGGACGGCCGGATCGACGCCGGTTTGGTGATCCACGAAGCCCGGTTCACCTACCCGGCGTACGGCTTGGAATGCCTGGCGGACCTGGGTGAGTGGTGGGAGAGCACGACCGGTCTGCCCATCCCGCTCGGCGCGATCGTGGCACGCCGTGAGCTGGACGTCGCTCGGATCACCGACGTGGTGCGGGCGTCCGTGCGGTACGCCCGGGCGCATCCGTCGGCGTCCGCTGATTTCGTGGCGCAGCACGCTCAGGAGATGGACCCCGCCGTGCAGGCGCGGCACATCGCGCTGTACGTCAACGACTTCACAGTCGAGCTAGGGGAGGGTGGTTACGCCGCGGTGCGCGATCTCCTCGCCCGTGCCGCGGACGCCGGGTTGGTTCCCGCTGTGCCCGACCAGTTGCTGATGCCCCTGATCTAG
- a CDS encoding copper homeostasis protein CutC has protein sequence MAEPLLEVVALDVADAQAAVRGGADRLEVVRDMASEGLVPTVETFLAIRDAVDVPLRVMLRSTASFAITERELDELCALAATLRRAGMEECVIGFLTPAGEVDLSAVQTVLEVAHPRAWTFHRAFDHAADATAAWKTITALDGLDAVLTAGSPNGLSMTGLCERLSLGTDGPTWVVGGGLRIDHVPALYSEGFRWFHVGRAVRRHERWDGPVDVVTVRRWREVLDTVSGG, from the coding sequence GTGGCGGAACCGTTGCTCGAGGTGGTTGCCCTTGATGTCGCTGATGCCCAGGCTGCTGTCCGCGGCGGTGCGGACCGCCTCGAGGTGGTGCGAGACATGGCCAGCGAGGGACTCGTGCCCACTGTGGAGACTTTTCTCGCCATCCGCGACGCGGTCGACGTTCCGCTGCGGGTCATGCTGCGCTCCACCGCGAGTTTTGCCATTACCGAGCGGGAGCTTGACGAACTCTGCGCTCTCGCCGCGACGTTGCGGCGCGCGGGCATGGAGGAGTGCGTCATCGGATTCCTCACTCCGGCAGGTGAGGTGGACCTGTCAGCCGTCCAGACCGTGCTCGAGGTCGCTCACCCGCGTGCGTGGACCTTTCACCGCGCTTTCGATCACGCGGCCGACGCGACGGCGGCGTGGAAGACGATTACGGCATTGGATGGGCTGGATGCCGTGCTGACCGCCGGGAGCCCGAATGGGCTGTCGATGACCGGCCTGTGCGAGCGGCTCTCCCTCGGCACCGACGGACCAACCTGGGTCGTCGGCGGCGGATTGCGCATCGACCACGTACCAGCCCTGTACAGCGAGGGTTTCCGTTGGTTTCACGTGGGACGAGCGGTGCGCCGCCACGAACGATGGGATGGGCCGGTGGACGTCGTGACAGTCCGCCGCTGGCGGGAAGTGCTCGACACCGTCAGCGGCGGGTAG